Proteins encoded in a region of the Planococcus citri chromosome 1, ihPlaCitr1.1, whole genome shotgun sequence genome:
- the LOC135849043 gene encoding uncharacterized protein LOC135849043, with amino-acid sequence MAQQNEDYYIKAVILDFLTKKDPALASIFQKKTSAGTLTQRSATLTDVISHFLETSEKKIELTSQLTKKASSSDSSSESDDEAPAKPVKSVSKPLTNGTAALKVTKTKAPESSDDSSEDSDDKKTPIVNKTNIASSKGPSAVAKKNAPITPVAKKKRKQ; translated from the exons atggCGCAACAAAACGAAGACTATTACATCAAGGCTGTCATCCtcgattttttgaccaaaaaagatCCGGCGTTGGCTTCAATTTTCCAGAAGAAAACTTCTGCG GGTACTCTCACCCAACGATCAGCAACCTTAACGGATGTAATATCGCATTTTTTAGA AACGTCTGAAAAGAAAATAGAATTAACGTCGCAGCTAACGAAGAAAGCTTCTTCATCGGATTCCAGTTCAG AATCGGACGACGAGGCGCCCGCAAAACCAGTCAAATCTGTTTCGAAACCTTTAACAAATGGAACGGCTGCCCTTAAAGTTACCAAAACGAAAGCGCCGGAAAGCAG CGACGATTCCAGCGAAGATAGCGACGATAAGAAGACACCGATAGTCAATAAAACCAACATCGCGTCGTCTAAAGGGCCCTCGGCCGTTGCTAAAAAGAATGCACCTATTACGCCtgtggcgaaaaaaaaacgaaagcagTAG
- the LOC135849001 gene encoding uncharacterized protein LOC135849001 gives MNIEEYHNDSLAGSEDDLDDDELYCEEHPNLECFDRDTLLLEQRRNRECKRCKANNYDDYTGTIKPAVFSDVPKLMEIACVSIAATLWNHVNVTRALFHVSRRCARNSPKWISLFDKVVGLVDELSVSPSLAKDIKNHVRMLGNEITDWVSYHFRSVFLKHGQDKHVYSLIYHIILHPNGAIDCRETARNMSTSPRLSEVEKFKFFATYCLENEMVQMSPLVLMNNFLDFVNFSEHPLMYYWYCYFKNQLFKIPVPESLSIDSFMFRHAKVDNWPSKEYFFDRLSSDDQVRQAIWLIDKHAITYQKLILDKLNETQRLLVHMERPIKIASYYARSGCNWRDLLATWYEIRNSIDEDQFVKIFKELLKASTIDTVLSEIWTSASSNFKTRVLNNDNHGIVENVLNAWKWANESEFIFTMLQDADLNTRQRIIRMKFFTDHCDELLSNNNLSIMNRLIKLCLPNVEEAFEFKCNLAINSKCVKDKCLTFYSAGNIEGLNGFLAELLSTDHVIRYKKDFLMSSLGIFNGIIARFYRTNVNSAVIFAVWFDIRDLITREQFVLVFDALLKGSIDDTIPTTVWNTACDDFKHHLLNQQRHIIGEVLQSRDCNELFFAMLRDANVDTKRSITKLQFFRNHCEKLLSNGNSSEFNRCLNLCLPEAQELLLFKYDIVTNSDYVKDRCLSFYTSGKLDDMNNYLSQLLTPDLVIQFKRHVLSQSAGFLKDLISRFEKTTTSTSDIFITWYDIRSLISLDQFLLVYGSLFDTKFRDFVSGCDLLFAMLLDENSGIIKEITAKNFFYNYCEYLLLKQNIPVLDRLTNFCLPDTQELAQFKQILLVNSPHVKETSLKFYSTGNTKGLNDYLKYFSSPYPHVVAEFKKSLLTSPEGFIVCCNLIDLEQHNLLNVVIVDGLTDVNAAVAFKKLLLSSQSVVSKLRTLIMSGRLASVQICIDRHLTSIEDIVALKKKLVVSPSNMIRKLLDKFDESYCQAVLLWYFGNENAVQEFKRLMHVDTIFVDLLKECIFEKFDRLLTNCKFKPLMYVRFDIVDRFLNWYFQSSAAVKEYKMKRIYFHQQIDVFSTLLKAKKCSLHLKETVKWFLQNDVAEMEKFRSNNRFLKIRELTGLI, from the exons ATGAATATCGAAGAATACCATAACGATAGCTTAGCTGGATCTGAGGACGATCTGGACGACGATGAGTTATACTGTGAAGAACACCCAAATCTCGAATGTTTCGATAGAGATACGTTGTTGCTCGAACAACGCCGTAATCGCGAATGTAAAAGATGCAAAGCTAATAACTACGATG ATTACACGGGTACAATAAAACCAGCGGTCTTCAGCGACGTACCCAAATTAATGGAAATAGCTTGCGTTAGCATAGCTGCGACTTTATGGAACCACGTAAACGTAACCCGTGCCTTATTCCACGTTAGCAGAAGATGCGCTAGAAACAGCCCAAAATGGATATCGTTATTCGACAAAGTAGTCGGATTAGTCGACGAGTTATCAGTATCACCATCTTTAGCCAAAGATATCAAAAACCACGTACGCATGTTAGGAAACGAAATCACCGATTGGGTATCGTATCATTTCCGAAGCGTGTTTTTAAAACACGGCCAAGATAAACACGTCTACAGTCTTATCTATCACATTATTTTACACCCGAATGGCGCCATCGATTGCAGAGAAACCGCTCGAAACATGTCAACGTCGCCTAGGTTGAGCgaagtggaaaaattcaagttcttCGCCACCTATTGCTTGGAAAACGAGATGGTTCAAATGTCTCCGTTGGTGCTGATGAATAATTTCTTGGATTTCGTTAATTTCTCCGAACATCCGTTGATGTATTATTGGtattgttattttaaaaatcaactgttcaagATACCTGTGCCGGAAAGCCTGTCTATCGATAGCTTTATGTTCAGACACGCTAAAGTAGATAATTGGCCATCGAAGGAGTATTTTTTCGATCGTCTGAGTTCCGATGATCAAGTCAGACAAGCTATCTGGTTAATAGATAAACACGCCATTACGTATCAGAAGTTAATTCTGGATAAATTGAACGAAACGCAGCGTCTTCTCGTGCACATGGAACGTCCGATTAAAATCGCATCGTACTATGCCCGATCAGGATGCAACTGGAGAGATCTTCTTGCAACGTGGTACGAAATCCGCAACTCGATTGACGAAGATCAATTCGTTAAGATATTTAAAGAATTGCTGAAAGCTTCTACCATCGATACCGTATTAAGTGAGATATGGACCAGCGCATCGAGCAATTTTAAAACTCGAGTTTTGAATAACGATAATCATGGAATCGTTGAAAACGTATTGAACGCGTGGAAATGGGCTAACGAGAgcgaattcatttttaccatgTTACAAGACGCCGATTTGAATACTAGACAGAGAATCATACGAATGAAATTCTTCACCGATCATTGCGACGAGTTACTCTCGAATAACAACTTATCGATTATGAATCGTTTAATAAAACTGTGCCTTCCCAACGTCGAAGAAGCGTTCGAATTCAAGTGTAATCTGGCAATTAATTCGAAATGCGTTAAAGATAAATGCTTGACTTTTTACAGCGCCGGAAACATCGAAGGTTTGAACGGTTTTCTAGCTGAGCTGTTATCTACCGATCACGTGATTCGATACAAGAAGGATTTCTTGATGTCTTCTTTGGGTATTTTCAACGGTATTATCGCCAGGTTTTACCGAACCAACGTCAACTCGGCTGTTATTTTTGCTGTATGGTTCGATATTCGTGATTTGATCACTCGAGAGCAGTTCGTACTCGTGTTCGACGCATTGTTAAAAGGATCGATCGACGATACCATTCCAACGACTGTTTGGAACACCGCCTGCGATGATTTTAAGCATCATCTTTTAAACCAACAACGTCACATCATCGGTGAAGTTCTACAATCGAGGGATTGTAACGAGCTCTTTTTCGCGATGCTTCGAGACGCGAACGTCGACACCAAAAGAAGCATTACAAAGCTGCAATTTTTCCGAAACCATTGCGAAAAACTACTGTCAAATGGTAACTCGTCGGAATTCAATCGTTGTCTCAACCTGTGTCTACCCGAAGCTCAAGAATTACTGCTGTTCAAGTACGATATCGTGACCAATTCCGATTATGTGAAAGACCGTTGTCTGTCGTTCTACACGTCCGGTAAACTGGACGACATGAACAATTACCTGAGTCAGCTTTTAACGCCGGATTTGGTTATTCAGTTCAAAAGACACGTCTTGTCTCAGTCTGCTGGTTTTCTCAAAGATTTGATCTCACGTTTCGAGAAAACGACGACGAGTACTTCGGATATATTCATCACGTGGTACGATATTCGCAGCCTGATCAGCCTCGATCAATTCCTGCTCGTTTACGGTTCGTTGTTCGATACAAAATTCAGAGATTTTGTCAGCGGTTGTGATCTGTTGTTCGCCATGTTACTCGACGAGAATTCCGGTATAATAAAAGAAATCACGGCGAAGAATTTCTTCTACAATTACTGCGAATATTTATTACTAAAGCAGAATATACCGGTGCTCGAtcgtttgacaaatttttgtctaCCGGATACGCAAGAATTGGCTCAATTCAAACAAATCCTGCTCGTTAATTCTCCTCACGTGAAAGAAACCTCCCTCAAGTTTTATTCCACCGGAAACACGAAAGGATTAAACGATTACCTCAAGTATTTCTCATCGCCGTATCCGCACGTCGTTGCCGAATTCAAGAAGAGTCTGCTAACTTCGCCCGAAGGGTTCATCGTTTGTTGTAATTTAATCGATTTGGAGCAACATAATTTACTAAACGTTGTTATCGTTGACGGTTTAACCGACGTGAATGCAGCTGTAGCGTTCAAGAAACTATTGCTTTCTTCTCAGTCGGTTGTTTCTAAACTTCGAACTTTAATCATGTCGGGCCGTCTGGCATCCGTTCAAATTTGTATCGATCGTCATCTCACATCGATCGAAGATATTGTCGCGTTGAAGAAGAAACTGGTCGTTAGTCCGAGTAACATGATACGTAAACTATTGGATAAATTCGACGAATCGTACTGCCAAGCTGTGTTGTTATGGTATTTCGGAAACGAGAACGCTGTTCAAGAGTTCAAACGTTTAATGCATGTAGATACGATTTTCGTCGACTTACTGAAAGaatgtattttcgaaaaattcgatcGCTTGTTAACCAATTGTAAATTCAAGCCTTTGATGTACGTACGTTTCGACATCGTTGATCGGTTTTTAAACTGGTATTTCCAGTCGTCGGCCGCTGTGAAGGAATACAAAATGAAGAGAATTTACTTCCATCAGCAGATCGACGTATTCAGTACTCTGTTGAAAGCTAAGAAGTGTAGTCTGCATTTGAAAGAGACGGTTAAATGGTTTTTACAGAATGACGTCGCTGAAATGGAGAAATTCAGGTCGAATAatcggtttttaaaaattcgcgaatTGACTGGATTAATTTAA
- the LOC135848993 gene encoding 5-hydroxytryptamine receptor 3A-like, producing the protein MIFNQTLVKFSILQIFISVTYTNRHYCEATVPPDVKIKTDKLVSYLLSKNDMLSPPSEAIALNESTANRPSVEIDLTYMDFNIEDGILLLIGRITLHWFDNRMAWNPQKSEGQGILQIDLDSNSIWKPTLILNNNLFRGYGFNSDILGRPEHRVISLGAGYMIWRSSIEIPTRCDLSSNRWPWDLQKCSLNFTANTPAMDPCIWPIEEEEEDDKWDIPQVKSLWKITNITKEFHFPYFDVEITFRMKSHSLQIVSCLTFVAVSLVTLPSFLISPINRNKLPSKISSLLLLVFLLAMFANSIPNFTVSAFNFMIGVLVLISIMGTSSCITAYLVRLARKSESYHPSLIMKDPDSEKKEGENDTLNRILSVDVTTDEDFISGESLSKRSQYEWLKIARVIEYSLFAICLIIVIILIINLIT; encoded by the exons ATGATTTTCAACCAAACATTAGTAAAGTTTtctattttacaaatttttataagcGTGACATATACAAATAGACATTACTGCGAAGCGACCGTGCCACCAG acGTCAAAATCAAAACGGATAAGCTCGTCAGTTatttgctttcaaaaaatgacatgcTTTCACCGCCATCCGAAGCAATTGCACTCAATGAAAGTACTGCAAATCGACCTTCAGTTGAAATTGATCTCACATACATGGATTTT AATATCGAAGATGGAATACTTCTATTGATCGGGAGAATCACACTG CATTGGTTTGATAATCGAATGGCTTGGAACCCCCAAAAATCCGAAGGACAAGGAATTCTACAAATAGATCTCGACTCTAATTCTATTTGGAAGCCAACTCTAATACTAAACAA TAACTTGTTCCGAGGCTATGGTTTCAATAGCGACATTTTAGGGAGGCCCGAGCATAGGGTTATATCACTTGGCGCTGGTTACATGATTTGGAGGTCGTCAATTGAAATTCCTACTAGATGCGATCTGAGCTCTAATAGATGGCCGTGGGATCTTCAAAAGTGCAGTCTCAATTTCACCGCCAATACACCAGCTATGGATCCATGCATTTGGCCAATA gaagaagaagaagaagacgacaaATGGGATATACCACAAGTGAAATCATTATGGAAAATCACTAACATCACAAAAGAATTTCATTTCCCTTACTTCGACGTAGAAATAACTTTCAGGATGAAAAGTCATTCGTTGCAGATCGTATCATGCTTGACGTTCGTAG CTGTGAGTTTAGTGACGCTGCCATCATTCCTGATATCGCCAATAAATAGGAATAAACTACCATCGAAAATATCATCTCTACTACTTCTTGTATTTCTTTTGGCGATGTTTGCGAATTCGATTCCTAATTTCACCGTGTCAGCGTTCAATTTCA TGATCGGAGTCCTCGTGTTGATATCAATAATGGGAACATCCAGCTGCATCACTGCCTACTTAGTTCGATTGGCGAGAAAATCAGAATCATATCATCCATCGCTGATCATG AAAGATCccgattcagaaaaaaaagaaggcgaAAATGATACGTTGAATAGAATACTGTCAGTAGACGTTACAACCGATGAAGATTTCATTAGTGGGGAATCACTGTCGAAAAGATCTCAATACGAATGGTTGAAAATAGCTCGAGTGATTGAGTATTCATTATTTGCAATTTGTTTGATAATCGTTATAATTCTCATCATAAATTTGATCACCTGA